One window of Chloroflexus aggregans DSM 9485 genomic DNA carries:
- a CDS encoding CheR family methyltransferase: MIVPDLLQRRYLVRYLWVWSAGCATGEEPYSLVIALREALPTDPPWQINILATDINRRFLERAREAVYGNWSFRETPPAVRDRYFIPENGRWRLRDEVKHDVIFAQLNLVEPTYPSPQLGIIAFDLIFCRNVLIYFDDRTMQQIVQRLYDALTPGGWLVVGHAETHIERFRQFETYNAPGTVLYRKPLQAPPFVMPSTNLPALPLPPPPSPPVLAVQPPTPMPAPAPTSAPTPSPEERLRQARAAADHGDWDAAQAYVQQVLEINPLYAPAYYLLAQIAEHHGRLEEALADYRRSLYLDSHFVMGLIGMAGVAMRLNQMDTVRRSLRQAQQLLEQCANDTVVDPLSGGTAGDLRSYIALLWQQVNR; encoded by the coding sequence GTGATAGTACCAGATTTGCTCCAGCGTCGTTATCTGGTTCGTTATCTGTGGGTGTGGAGTGCCGGCTGTGCAACCGGCGAAGAGCCGTATTCGTTGGTGATTGCGCTGCGTGAAGCGTTGCCAACCGATCCGCCATGGCAGATCAACATCCTCGCTACCGATATTAATCGGCGCTTTCTCGAACGGGCACGTGAAGCGGTGTACGGGAATTGGTCGTTTCGCGAAACGCCGCCCGCTGTGCGGGATCGCTACTTCATTCCCGAAAACGGTCGTTGGCGTTTGCGTGATGAAGTGAAACATGATGTGATCTTCGCCCAACTGAATCTGGTCGAACCGACCTACCCTTCACCGCAGTTAGGAATTATTGCATTTGACCTAATTTTTTGTCGTAATGTTCTGATCTATTTCGATGATCGAACGATGCAACAGATCGTGCAACGGTTGTACGATGCCCTGACGCCCGGTGGTTGGCTCGTGGTCGGTCATGCCGAGACCCATATCGAACGGTTTCGCCAATTTGAAACGTATAACGCACCGGGTACCGTGTTGTACCGCAAGCCGTTGCAGGCGCCTCCCTTTGTGATGCCTTCCACCAATCTCCCCGCTCTACCTTTACCACCTCCCCCATCCCCACCGGTGCTCGCCGTGCAACCGCCAACACCAATGCCGGCACCGGCGCCAACATCAGCACCAACACCATCGCCGGAAGAACGTCTCCGCCAGGCGCGAGCGGCGGCAGATCACGGTGATTGGGACGCGGCCCAAGCCTACGTCCAACAGGTGTTGGAAATCAATCCGCTCTATGCACCGGCGTATTACCTCCTCGCCCAGATTGCCGAACATCATGGCCGTTTGGAAGAAGCTCTGGCCGATTATCGGCGTAGCCTCTATCTCGACTCGCATTTTGTCATGGGGCTGATCGGGATGGCAGGCGTAGCGATGCGCCTCAACCAAATGGACACTGTCCGTCGCTCGCTCAGACAAGCTCAGCAGTTGCTGGAGCAATGTGCGAACGATACCGTCGTTGATCCGTTGAGTGGTGGTACAGCCGGCGATCTACGCAGCTATATCGCGTTGCTGTGGCAGCAGGTCAACCGCTGA
- a CDS encoding 2Fe-2S iron-sulfur cluster-binding protein, producing the protein MPTVTVGERAITVEPGTRLVLAIEQAGIAIGHRCGGYARCTTCRVKFAEGEPDVMTAPEYAKLKERGLLGEYRLACQIVCDHDMVIAEVPFTLGSQGWTDTGPAPEPTVTPDPVTHPRAELESA; encoded by the coding sequence ATGCCCACTGTTACTGTTGGTGAACGCGCAATTACGGTTGAACCAGGGACCCGTTTGGTGTTGGCAATCGAGCAAGCCGGTATTGCGATTGGTCACCGCTGTGGTGGTTATGCCCGTTGCACAACATGCCGGGTGAAATTTGCCGAGGGCGAGCCAGACGTGATGACTGCGCCAGAGTATGCCAAGTTGAAAGAGCGTGGTCTCCTGGGCGAATATCGGCTAGCGTGCCAGATCGTGTGCGATCACGATATGGTGATTGCCGAGGTGCCGTTTACCCTTGGAAGCCAAGGCTGGACGGACACCGGTCCGGCTCCCGAACCTACGGTAACTCCCGATCCGGTGACGCATCCACGCGCCGAACTTGAATCGGCCTAG